One Enterobacter asburiae genomic window, CAGGAACAGAGCGCCCAGCGCGTCGGCGAGATGCTGCTGATTGATGCCGGGGAGCACCCGGAGCCAGAAAGCGAATCAAACCCGTGGGTGGAGAACTGGGCCTCACTTCTCAAATAACCCGCTGCCCGGCGGCGCTTCGCTTGCGCGGGCCTACGGGTTTTCCAGGCCGGGTCAGGCGGAGCCGCCACCCGGCAACGAAGCCGCAGCAAATCCTCAATTCCGTGAACCACCTTCCACTCCCTTGGGCTTATGCCATAAACAACCTCTCATACACCCTTCAATACTGTGTTTCTGCACGGTGAGAGAACGTGTCACTCCTTCATATACTTTCCCGGTCACTATAAAACGGCTTCAGGCCGTACCAAAACGACAAAACACAAGTCTCATTCTGATTACCCTACCGGTGCTGTACAGAATGAACCAGGCGAAAGCTATGTTTCAGGAGTGCAACAATGAGTACATTAAGCCACGCAGCGAGCAGCGCTGAAAAGCGCACCAACGCCCGCTACTGGATAGTGGTGATGCTTTTTATCGTCACGTCCTTTAACTATGGTGACCGCGCCACGCTGTCGATTGCCGGTTCGGAAATGGCAAAAGATATCGGCCTTGATCCCGTGGGCATGGGTTACGTTTTCTCCGCATTCTCATGGGCCTACGTCATCGGGCAAATTCCTGGCGGCTGGCTGCTGGACCGTTTTGGATCTAAACGCGTCTATTTCTGGTCCATCTTTATCTGGTCGATGTTTACCCTGTTGCAGGGTTTCGTCGATATCTTCAGCGGCTTCGGCATTATCGTGGCGCTTTTCACGCTGCGCTTCCTGGTAGGCTTAGCGGAAGCGCCTTCCTTCCCGGGCAACAGCCGAATTGTGGCGGCATGGTTCCCGGCGCAGGAGAGGGGAACGGCGGTGGCGATTTTCAACTCAGCACAGTACTTCGCAACGGTGATCTTCGCGCCAATCATGGGCTGGCTGACACATGAGGTGGGCTGGTCACACGTCTTCTTCTTCATGGGCGGGCTTGGGATCGTCATCAGCTTCGTCTGGCTGAAAGTGATCCACGAACCCAACCAGCATCCTGGCGTGAACAAAAAAGAGCTGCAGTACATCGCGGAAGGCGGAGCGCTGATCAACATGGATCAGAAATCCGCAAAAGCAAAAGTCCCGTTCAGCCAGAAATGGGCGCAGATCAAGCAGCTCGTCGGCTCGCGCATGATGATCGGCATCTATCTGGGCCAGTACTGTATTAACGCCTTAACCTACTTCTTCATCACCTGGTTCCCGGTGTACCTGGTGCAGGCGCGCGGCATGTCGATTCTGAAAGCGGGATTTGTCGCCTCGGTCCCGGCAATCTGCGGCTTCGTCGGCGGCGTGCTCGGCGGGGTGATTTCCGACTGGCTGATGCGCCGCACGGGGTCACTGAACATCGCGCGTAAAACGCCGATTGTGCTCGGCATGCTGCTCTCCATGACCATGGTGTTCTGTAACTACGTCAATGCCGAATGGATGATTATCGGCTTTATGGCGATGGCCTTCTTCGGCAAAGGCATTGGCGCGCTGGGCTGGGCGGTGATGGCGGATACGGCACCGAAAGAGATCAGCGGCCTGAGCGGCGGTCTGTTCAACATGTTCGGCAACATCTCCGGGATTGTGACGCCAATCGCTATCGGCTACATCGTTGGCACCACCGGCTCCTTTAACGGTGCGCTGATTTATGTCGGGGTACATGCGCTGGTGGCGGTGCTGAGTTACCTGGTGCTGGTGGGGGATATCAAGCGCGTCGAACTTAAACCTGTAGCGGAGCGTGGATGATGACAACGCAATCGAGTCCAACCGTCACGGAGATGAAGGTCATCCCGGTGGCCGGGCAGGACAGCATGCTGCTCAATATTGGCGGTGCGCATAACGCCTGGTTTACCCGTAATATCGTCGTGCTGAAAGACAGCGCAGGGAATACCGGCGTGGGCGAGGCCCCCGGCGGAGAGGTGATTTACCAGACGCTGGTCGATGCCATTCCGCAGGTCGTGGGCCAGGAGCTCGCCCGTCTGAACAAGGTGGTTCAGCGGGTGCATAAGGGCAATCAGTCGGCAGACTTTGATACGTTCGGTAAAGGTGCCTGGACGTTTGAACTGCGGGTCAACGCGGTCGCCGCCCTGGAGGCCGCCCTGCTCGATTTACTGGGTAAGGCGCTGAATGTTCCGGTTTGCGAGCTGCTGGGGCCCGGCAAACAGCACGATGCGGTTACCGTGCTGGGCTATCTGTTCTACGTGGGCGATCGCAATAAAACCGATCTCCCCTATCTGGCGCGATCCACGGGCGATCACGACTGGTATCGCCTGCGCCACCAGGAAGCGCTCTCCAGCGACGCGGTGGTGCGGTTGGCCGAGGCGGCGCAGGATCGCTACGGCTTTAAGGATTTCAAGCTGAAGGGCGGCGTGCTGCCCGGCGAGCAGGAGATTGAAACGGCCCGGGCGCTGAAAAAACGCTTTGCGGATGCACGGATCACCGTCGATCCCAATGGTGCATGGCTGCTGGATGAAGCGATTAGCCTGTGCAAAGGGCTGGGGGATGTCCTGACCTATGCGGAAGACCCCTGCGGCGCGGAGCAGGGCTTCTCGGGCCGTGAAGTCATGGCCGAGTTCCGTCGCGCCACCGGGCTGCCTGTCGCGACCAATATGATCGCCACCAACTGGCGTGAAATGGGTCACGCGGTGATGCTGAACGCCGTTGACATACCGCTGGCGGACCCGCACTTCTGGACGCTTTCAGGCGCAGTGCGCGTGGCGCAGCTGTGCGATGACTGGGGGCTGACCTGGGGCTGTCACTCGAACAATCACTTTGATATTTCGCTGGCGATGTTTACCCACGTTGGCGCGGCGGCGCCGGGTAACCCGACCGCCATCGACACCCACTGGATTTGGCAGGAAGGGGAAGCCCGCCTGACGAAAAATCCGCTGGAAATCATCAACGGCAAGATTGCCGTACCGGATGCGCCGGGCCTGGGCGTGGAGATTGACTGGGATCAGATCCATAAAGCCCATGAGGCGTATAAAAAGCTACCGGGCGGCGCGCGTAACGACGCGGGCCCGATGCAGTACCTGATCCCCGGCTGGACATTTGACCGTAAGCGCCCTGTTTTCGGACGTCACTGATAAAAGGATTGAACGATGAGTACTTTTTCTACCCCAGTAGTTACCGCCATGCAGATCGTTCCGGTTGCGGGCCATGACAGCATGTTGATGAACCTGAGCGGCGCGCATGCGCCATTCTTTACCCGCAACATTGTCATTATCAAAGACAATTCCGGCCATACGGGCGTGGGCGAAATTCCGGGCGGGGAGAAGATCCGCCAAACGCTGGAAGATGCCATTCCGCTGGTGGTGGGCAAAACGCTGGGTGAGTACAAAAATATCCTCAACACCGTGCGCAACACCTTTGCCGATCGCGATGCCGGAGGGCGTGGTCTGCAGACCTTCGATCTGCGCACCACCATTCACGTGGTGACCGGGATTGAATCCGCCATGTTGGATCTGCTGGGCCAGCATCTGGGCGTTAACGTTGCGTCGCTGCTGGGCGAGGGTCAGCAGCGCAGCGAAGTGGAAATGCTGGGCTATCTGTTCTTTGTCGGCGACCGCAGGCTGACGCCGTTGCCTTATCAGAGCCAGCCGGATGAACAATGCGACTGGTACCGACTCCGCCACGACGAGGCGATGACCCCGGACGCGGTGGTGCGCCTGGCGGAAGCCGCTTATGAAAAATATGGTTTTAATGATTTCAAACTGAAAGGCGGCGTGCTGGCCGGTGAGGAAGAGGCGGAAGCCGTCACCGCGCTGGCAAAACGTTTCCCGCAGGCACGCGTGACGCTGGATCCGAACGGCGCATGGTCGCTTAAGGAGGCCATTGCGATCGGTAAACAGCTGAAAGGCGTGCTGGCGTATGCGGAAGATCCGTGTGGGGCTGAGCAAGGCTTCTCAGGACGTGAAGTCATGGCGGAATTCCGCCGCGCAACGGGGCTGCCGACCGCGACCAATATGATTGCGACCGACTGGCGTCAGATGGGACACACCCTGTCCTTGCAGTCTGTTGATATTCCGCTGGCGGACCCGCACTTCTGGACGATGCAGGGGTCGGTGCGCGTGGCGCAAATGTGCCATGAGTTTGGCCTGACCTGGGGCTCGCACTCTAACAACCACTTCGACGTGTCGCTGGCGATGTTCACGCACGTTGCCGCCGCCGCGCCGGGCACGATTACCGCTATCGATACGCACTGGATCTGGCAGGAAGGTAACCAGCGTCTGACTAAGCAGCCGTTTGAGATCAAAGGTGGCATGGTGCAGGTGCCTTCTACCCCGGGGCTGGGAGTTGAGCTGGATATGGACCAGGTCATGAAGGCCAACGAGCTGTATCAGAAACACGGTCTGGGCGCGCGCGACGACGCGATGGCGATGCAGTATCTGATCCCGGACTGGACATTCGACAATAAACGCCCGTGCATGGTACGATAAACGCATTGGGACCGCTCCCATTGGCGGTCTTTTACGTGGTGTATGCTTAACGTAACGACTATGCGTAAGGATGGCTTATGAAAATTGTTATCGCACCGGACTCGTATAAGGAAAGTTTGAGTGCGCTTGAGGTTGCGACAGCGATAGAACGTGGTTTTCGCGAGATCTTCCCCGAGGCGGTTTACGTCAAACTGCCGGTCGCGGACGGTGGCGAAGGGACGGTTGAGGCGATGATCGCGGCAACGCAGGGACGCATTGTGCATGTTCCGGTGACCGGCCCGCTGGGTGAGCGCGTGGAAGGGTTTTATGGCTTATCCGGTGACGAGCAGAGTGCCTTTATTGAAATGGCGGCGGCAAGCGGCCTGGAGCTGGTCGTCCCTTCGCAGCGTAATCCCCTGAAAACCACCTCGTGGGGCACGGGCGAACTTATTCGTCACGCGCTGGATGCGGGCGTTAAGCATATCATCATCGGCATCGGCGGCAGCGCCACCAATGACGGCGGAGCAGGGATGGTGCAGGCGTTGGGGGCAAAGCTGCTGGACGACAGCGAACAGCCCCTTGGGCAGGGCGGAGGCGAGCTGGGAAAACTCGCGCGTATCGACCTGAGCGGGCTGGACAGACGTCTGGCTGAGTGCCGGATAGAAGTCGCCTGTGATGTGACGAATCCGCTCACCGGTAAGGATGGCGCGTCAGCCGTATTTGGCCCGCAAAAGGGTGCCACTCCCGAGATGATCGTTACCCTGGACAACGCGCTGGCACAATATGCGAGAGTCATTGCCCGGGATCTGGATATCGACGTGCTAAACCTTGCTGGCGGCGGCGCGGCGGGTGGCATGGGGGCCGCGCTGTACGCCTTTTGCGGCGCGCAGCTGCGCCAGGGCATTGAGATCGTGACCGATGCGCTACACCTGGCCGACCAGGTGGCCGATGCGGATCTGGTGATCACGGGAGAAGGCCGCATCGACAGCCAGACGATCCACGGCAAAGTCCCGGTGGGCGTGGCGAGAGTGGCAAAACGCTTTAACAAACCCGTTATCGGCATTGCAGGCAGCCTGACGGCGGACGTTGGCGTGGTACACGATCACGGCATTGATGCGGTGTTTAGCGTGATCTACACCATCTGCTCGCTGGAAGACGCGCTTGAAAATGCCAGCGAGAACGTCAGGATGGCCGCAAGGAATATCGCGGCGGTGCTGAAAGTGGGGCAGGCATTTTAGCTGTGATTGCCGGGTGGCGGCTTCGCCTTACCCGGCCTACGTCAGAGCACCTGTAGGCCCGGTAAGCGCAGCGCCACCGGGCTTTTACCTCAGCTCCCCAATACCTTCATCGCTTCCCGCGTCACGTTATCCATTTCATCCAGCAGCTCCAGGAATTCCGGTTCAAGCTCCGATTCCGGCGTACCGGCACGCAGCTGCTGCTCCAGCAGCTGGCAGAGGTTTTTCAGCCGCGGCACGCCGCTGTACCCGCAGCTACCGTGCAGCTTGTGGATTGCTTCCAGCAGATCTTCCGGGTTTTCACCCACCAGCTGCTCTTCCACCTTATTGCGAATCTCCGGCAGAAACGCGACCAGCATTTGCAGCATTTCGCGGGCTAAATCGGGTTTCCCTGCCGCCTGGCGCAGGGCAAGCTGCCAGTCAAAGGTCGCGTTCTGGTTGACGCTGATTTCAACCGGCTCGCTGGATACCGTGTACGTCCCGCCAATATGACCCGGCTTATAGCGTAACAGCAGGTTGTGAAGTTTCTCTTCATCGATTGGCTTCGCCAGATAATCATTCATTCCGGCGCTCAACAGCTTCTCTTTCTGACCGGCCATCGCGTGCGCGGTGACCGCAATGACCGGCGTTTGCTGCTGATGCGGCAGCTGGTGGATCAGCTCGCAGGCCCGAATGCCATCCATGCCCGGCATTTGAATATCCATCAGTATCAAATCAAACTGCATCTGCTTAGCCTGTTCAACCGCCTGCGCGCCGCTGGTGCACAGCTCCACATGCTGAACCTGGTCTTCAAGCAATACGCCAATGAGCTTCAGGTTGGCCGGATTATCATCCACCGCCATCACGCTCATCGGCAATTTTTGCTCATCGTCAATCAGCGGGAGGGCATGCTGGCTAAGACGGCAATACTCCGTGAGCGCGGGCAGCAGGCGGGTCGCGGTGAGCGGTTTCAGCAGACACGCGGCGGCCCCGTCATTTTTCAACTCTTCTGCATTGAGCTGGGCATGGCAGGGCAGCGCCAGCAGCAGATAGTCGGTCATTGACGCGGCTTTCGCCAGCCGCTCCTGCTGCATAGTCAGTTCGCCGGTAAAGGTGACCGGGATCCCCATCAGCAGAATGTCGTAGTGCTCAACGGCAAGCGCTGAGAAGGTTGGGCTGTAGACCACCTCCAGCGGCGTGGTGCTTAAAATATCGAGCGCGCACTGCGCTGCCGCCGCGTTAGGTTCGACGTAGGCCAGACGCTTGCCTTTCAGGCAGTCCGTCACCGGGCCATCGGTCAGCACGTTCGGATTGAGGTCCAGATTAATGTGGAACCAGAAGGTTGAACCGCGATTCGGCTGGCTGTGGAAAGAGATATCGCCGCCCATCTCGTTCACCAGGCGCTGCGTGATCACCAGCCCCAGGCCGGTACCGCCATGACGGCGGGAGATACTGGCGTCCGCCTGACGGAACGCCTGGAACAGACGCGACTGATCCCGCTCCGGAATCCCGATGCCGGTATCGCGGATCTGGACTTCAATCTGCACCTTATTGCTGCTGATCGAGCGTTTTTCTACCAGAATGTCGATGTTACCGCTTTCGGTGAATTTAATGGCGTTCCCGACAAGGTTGGTAATGACCTGCTGCAGACGCAATGGATCGCCAATAACGTTATCCGGCACGTCGTTTTTAATGTTGAGCGTCAGCTCAAGGCCTTTGTCGTGCGACGAGTGCGCGAGCAGCGTCACCACCTCATCGAGCGTACTGCGCAGCGGGAAAGGAATACTCTCCAGGATCAGCTTGCCCGCTTCCAGCTTGGAGAAGTCCAGCACGTCGTTGATGATCGCCAGCAGGTTGTTGGCCGAGCGTTCAATGGTGTGCAGGTGATCGCGCTGAGTCGGGTTGAGCTCGCTTTTCAGGGTCAGGCGGGTGAAGCCGATCACGCCATTGAGCGGCGTACGCAGCTCGTGCGACATATTGGCCAGGAATTCCGACTTAATACGTGCCGCTTCCTGAGCGCGCTTTTTCGCCAGATCCAGCTCAACGTTCTGAATCTCCATCTGCTCCAGCGTTTCGCGCAGGTCGGACGTCGCCTGATCAACGTTGTGCTGCATCTCTTCGTGATACGCCGCCAGCGACATGGCCATCGAGTTGATGCCGTTCTTCAGCATATCCAGCTCGCCCAGCATAAACCCTTCCACCCGGCTGTCGAGCTGTCCCCGGCGGATGCGGTCAACCGTGTTAACCATGTTGCGGATGGGGCCCGTCACGTCGCGCATCAGGCGCCAGCCGAAGATCAGCGCAATGCCAATGCAGAACAGCATCATCACGCCAGAGATGAAGATTTCTTTATACTGCTGTAGCCGGACCGACTTGAGATCCAGCTCCAGCGCTACATATCCCAGCATATTGTTGCTGGATTTGGCGTCGGACTGCGCAGACTCATCGGGTGAATAGCTTTCAGATACGATCGGCGTGCGCAGGATCATGATATCGCCGCGCCGCAATACGGTGAGATGGCGAGGGAACGGCGTACCGTCCGGGATCTTCAGGGCCGCCGGATCGAGATGAAAATTCGAGGTGACAAACAGGCGGTTATGTTCGTCGTAAACGGAAATGGCGCGTACGATGTCCGAGTGGCGGCGGTGGAGTACGCTGATTAACTGACCAATGGATTCGCGGTTTTGCAGGTTCATGCCGTACTCGCTGGAAACGGCAAGCGGTTCGATAATGCTGGCGCCTGCATCCTCCAGCTGTCGCTGCAAATCGTTATAGCGGTGCACCACAAAGAAGATACTCAGCAGCAAACCGATGAGAACGGTGGGGGCGAGGATCAAAATCATCATGCGCGCGCGCAGGCTGTAGTTGGTCATGGCGTTCCGTTATGGGACAATTAAGATAATTATGTTTATGTGAGAAAAATCTCGGCGATGGCGCAATTCTACTCTGCAAAGCGACGCGTGACGACGCGTCAAATCATCACTGTTGAAGCCACGGACCTCGATCCGTTTGGTCAGGGAGTGGCACGTCACAATGGTAAGGCTCTGTTTATAACAGGTTTACTGCCAACAGAACGAGCAGAAATTACGCTGACGGAAGATAAACGCCAGTTCGCGCGCGGACAGGTTAAGCGTCGTCTCAACGATAGCCCGGAGCGCGTGAAGCCCCGCTGCCCACATTTTGGCGTTTGCGGGGGCTGCCAGCAACAGCATGCGAGCACAGAATTACAGCAAAAAAGCAAAAGCCGCGCGCTGGCGCGTCAGCTTAAACACGACGTTAACGAAATTCTCGCCGATGAGCCCTGGGGCTACCGTCGGCGCGCCCGCCTGAGCCTCAGCTATCAGCCAAAAACGGCGCGGCTGGAGATGGGGTTTCGCAAGGCCGGCTCCAGTGACATCGTCGATGTGCAGCAGTGCCCCATTTTGGTGCCCCATCTTGAGGCGTTGCTTCCGGATGTGCGCACCTGTCTCTCCGGGCTGGACGGCGTTCGCCACCTTGGGCATGTCGAACTGGTCATGGCAAACAATGGACCGCTGATGGTGCTGCGCCATACCGCGCCGCTGTCGAAAAAAGATCGCGAAAAACTGGAACGCTTTTCGCATTCCCACGACCTGGCGCTTTTTCTTGCACCACAAAGCGAGATACTTGAGCAGGTTACCGGTGAGGCGCCCTGGTATGCGTCAAACGGGCTACGCTTAACGTTCAGCCCGCGGGATTTCATTCAGGTGAATGATGGCGTAAACCAGCAGATGGTTGAGAAAGCGCTGACGTGGCTGGATGTTCAGAAAAGCGATCGAGTGCTCGATCTGTTCTGCGGAATGGGCAACTTCACGCTGCCGTTGGCGCGAAAAGCGGCCAGCGTCGTCGGCGTGGAAGGCGTTGAGGCGCTGGTGGCTAAAGGGCAGGAGAACGCACAGCAGAACGGCTTGCAAAATGTGACATTCTTTCATCAAAATCTTGAGGAAGATGTCACCCAACAGCCGTGGGCAAAACAGGGCTTTGATAAAATTTTGCTCGACCCGGCGCGTGCCGGTGCCCCGGGTGTGATGGCACATATTATTAAACTCGCGCCGAAGCGTGTGGTCTATGTTTCCTGTAATCCGGCAACGCTTGCCCGGGACAGTGAGGCATTAATCAGCGCGGGTTACCAGATTCAGCGTCTGGCAATGCTGGACATGTTCCCGCACACTGGTCATCTGGAATCGATGGTGTTGTTCGAGCACATCTAATTTGTTTGGCTTGTCGACTTCGACAGGCCCTGGTCCCTAAAGGAGAGGACAATGGTTGCGGTAAGAAGTGCACATCTCAATAAAGCTGGGGAATTTGACCCACAAAAATGGATCGCAAGTCTGGGAATTTCCAGCCAGCAGTCGTGTGAACGCTTAACCGAAACCTGGGCCTATTGTCTGCGCACCACGCAGGGGCATCCGGATGCCGATCTTCTCCTGTGGCGCGGCGTGGAGATGGTTGAAATCTTATCCATGCTGAACATGGACATCGAAACGCTGCAGGCCGCGCTTCTCTTCCCCCTCGCGGATGCGGACGTGGTCAGCGAAGACGTGCTGCGCGACAGCGTCGGGAAATCCGTCGTCGCGCTGATCCACGGCGTGCGGGATATGGCGGCCATCCGCCAGCTTAAAGCTGCCCATACCGATTCCGTCTCTTCAGAACAGGTCGATAACGTTCGCCGGATGCTGCTGGCCATGGTGGATGATTTCCGCTGCGTGGTCATCAAGCTTGCCGAACGTATTGCCCACCTGCGTGAGGTGAAGGATGCGCCGGAAGACGAGCGCGTGCTGGCCGCCAAAGAGTGTACAAACATCTATGCGCCGCTGGCGAACCGCTTAGGGATTGGTCAGCTGAAATGGGAGCTGGAAGATTACTGCTTCCGCTATCTGCACCCGGCGGAATATAAACGTATTGCCAAACTCCTGCATGAGCGCCGTATCGACCGCGAGCACTATATCGAGGAGTTTGTCGGCGGGCTGCGCCAGGCGATGAAAGAAGAGAACGTGCGCGCCGAAGTCTACGGTCGGCCTAAGCATATCTACAGCATCTGGCGCAAAATGCAGAAGAAACACCTCGCCTTTGACGAGCTGTTTGACGTGCGCGCCGTGCGGATCGTGGCGGAGCGTCTGCAGGACTGCTACGCCGCGCTGGGGATAGTACACACTCACTTCCGTCATCTGCCCGATGAGTTCGATGACTATGTCGCCAACCCCAAACCGAACGGCTATCAGTCTATCCATACCGTTGTGCTTGGCCCTGGCGGCAAAACGGTCGAGATTCAGATCCGCACTAAACAGATGCACGAAGACGCCGAGCTGGGCGTCGCCGCGCACTGGAAATACAAAGAAGGCACCTCCGGCGGGGCGCGTTCAGGACATGAAGACCGCATTGCCTGGCTGCGCAAGCTGATTGCGTGGCAGGAAGAGATGGCTGACTCCGGCGAGATGCTCGATGAAGTGCGCAGCCAGGTCTTTGACGATCGCGTCTATGTCTTTACCCCGAAAGGGGACGTTGTCGACCTGCCTGCGGGCTCTACGCCGCTCGATTTTGCCTACCACATCCACAGCGATGTGGGACACCGCTGCATCGGGGCGAAAATCGGCGGACGCATCGTACCGTTCACCTATCAACTGCAGATGGGTGACCAGATTGAAATCATTACCCAGAAGCAGCCCAACCCGAGCCGTGACTGGCTTAACCCTAACCTGGGCTACGTCACCACCAGCCGCGGGCGCTCGAAAATTCACGCCTGGTTCCGTAAACAGGACCGCGACAAGAACATCCTTGCTGGTCGCCAGATCCTCGACGACGAGCTGGAGCATATCGGGATAAGCCTGAAAGAGGCGGAGAAATTCCTGCTGCCGCGCTACAACTTCAACGAGCTTGACGAGCTGCTAGCGGCCATTGGCGGCGGTGATATCCGTCTGAATCAGATGGTGAACTTCCTGCAGGCGCAGTTCAATAAGCCAAGCGCGGCAGAGCAGGACGCGGCGGCGCTGAAGCAGCTGCAGCAGAAGACCTACGCGCCGCAGCAGCGCAGCAAAGACAATGGCCGCGTGGTGGTCGAGGGCGTGGGCAATCTGATGCACCACATTGCCCGCTGCTGCCAGCCGATCCCAGGCGACGATATCGTCGGCTTTATCACCCAGGGACGCGGGATTTCGATTCACCGTTCCGACTGCGATCAGCTTGCCGAGCTGCAGTCGCATGCGCCGGAGCGCATCGTGGAAGCGGTCTGGGGTGAGAGCTATTCCGCCGGCTATTCGCTGGTGGTGCGCGTCACTGCCAACGACCGCAGCGGCCTGCTGCGCGACATCACCACCATTCTCGCCAACGAGAAGGTCAACGTGCTGGGCGTTGCCAGCCGCAGCGATACCCGCGAGCAGCTTGCCACCATCGATATGACCATCGAAATCTACAACCTGCAGGTGCTGGGCCGCGTGCTCGGCAAACTGAACCAGGTGCCGGATGTGATTGACGCGCGTCGTCTGCACGGCGGATAAGATTTCCCTCTTTTGTAGGCCGGGTAAGGCGTAAGCCGCCACCCGGCGTTTTTTTATCAGGACATAACCATGACTCAAATCGACCGCCTGCTCGGCATCATGAAACGCCTGCGCGACCCGGAAAACGGCTGTCCGTGGGACAAAGAGCAGACTTTCGCCACCATCGCCCCGTACACCCTTGAAGAGACCTATGAGGTGCTGGACGCTATTTCCCGTGAAGATTTTGCCGACCTGCGCGGCGAGCTGGGCGATCTGCTGTTCCAGGTGGTGTTCTATGCGCAAATGGCGCAGGAAGAAGGGCGCTTTAACTTTGACGATATCTGCGCTGCTATAAGCGACAAGCTGGAGCGCCGTCATCCCCATATCTTTGGCGATGCCACCGCAGGGAACAGCGCCGAGGTGCTGGCCCGCTGGGAGCAGATCAAAAGCGCCGAGCGGGCGGAAAAATCCCAGCACTCGGCGCTGGATGATATTCCGCTGAGCCTGCCCGCGCTGATGCGCGCGCATAAAATCCAGAAACGCTGCTCCGCGGTGGGGTTTGACTGGACCTCTCTCGGCCCTGTGCTGGATAAAGTGCACGAAGAGATTGATGAAGTCATGCACGAAGCGCAGCAGGCGGTGGTGGATGAAGCAAAGCTTGAGGAAGAGATGGGCGACCTGCTGTTTGCGACCGTCAACCTTTCTCGCCACCTGGGTGTAAAAGCGGAAACCGCCCTGCAAAAAGCCAACATAAAATTCGAACGACGCTTTCGCGAAGTTGAGCGGATTGTCGCCTCGCGAGGCCTGGAAATGAGCGGAATTGACCTCGAGGCAATGGAAGAAGTCTGGCAGGAAGTAAAGCGCCAGGAACATGATCTCTAACGAGATTTTGCGATCAAGCGCAATTTGTGTGATTTTTTAAATGACAAGCGCTTGATTTGCGTCAAAAACATTTACCCAAAAGGGGCTATTTTCTCACTCCTTATGTTTGTCATGGCCTGGAATGGAGACG contains:
- the barA gene encoding two-component sensor histidine kinase BarA: MTNYSLRARMMILILAPTVLIGLLLSIFFVVHRYNDLQRQLEDAGASIIEPLAVSSEYGMNLQNRESIGQLISVLHRRHSDIVRAISVYDEHNRLFVTSNFHLDPAALKIPDGTPFPRHLTVLRRGDIMILRTPIVSESYSPDESAQSDAKSSNNMLGYVALELDLKSVRLQQYKEIFISGVMMLFCIGIALIFGWRLMRDVTGPIRNMVNTVDRIRRGQLDSRVEGFMLGELDMLKNGINSMAMSLAAYHEEMQHNVDQATSDLRETLEQMEIQNVELDLAKKRAQEAARIKSEFLANMSHELRTPLNGVIGFTRLTLKSELNPTQRDHLHTIERSANNLLAIINDVLDFSKLEAGKLILESIPFPLRSTLDEVVTLLAHSSHDKGLELTLNIKNDVPDNVIGDPLRLQQVITNLVGNAIKFTESGNIDILVEKRSISSNKVQIEVQIRDTGIGIPERDQSRLFQAFRQADASISRRHGGTGLGLVITQRLVNEMGGDISFHSQPNRGSTFWFHINLDLNPNVLTDGPVTDCLKGKRLAYVEPNAAAAQCALDILSTTPLEVVYSPTFSALAVEHYDILLMGIPVTFTGELTMQQERLAKAASMTDYLLLALPCHAQLNAEELKNDGAAACLLKPLTATRLLPALTEYCRLSQHALPLIDDEQKLPMSVMAVDDNPANLKLIGVLLEDQVQHVELCTSGAQAVEQAKQMQFDLILMDIQMPGMDGIRACELIHQLPHQQQTPVIAVTAHAMAGQKEKLLSAGMNDYLAKPIDEEKLHNLLLRYKPGHIGGTYTVSSEPVEISVNQNATFDWQLALRQAAGKPDLAREMLQMLVAFLPEIRNKVEEQLVGENPEDLLEAIHKLHGSCGYSGVPRLKNLCQLLEQQLRAGTPESELEPEFLELLDEMDNVTREAMKVLGS
- the gudD gene encoding glucarate dehydratase, which codes for MSTFSTPVVTAMQIVPVAGHDSMLMNLSGAHAPFFTRNIVIIKDNSGHTGVGEIPGGEKIRQTLEDAIPLVVGKTLGEYKNILNTVRNTFADRDAGGRGLQTFDLRTTIHVVTGIESAMLDLLGQHLGVNVASLLGEGQQRSEVEMLGYLFFVGDRRLTPLPYQSQPDEQCDWYRLRHDEAMTPDAVVRLAEAAYEKYGFNDFKLKGGVLAGEEEAEAVTALAKRFPQARVTLDPNGAWSLKEAIAIGKQLKGVLAYAEDPCGAEQGFSGREVMAEFRRATGLPTATNMIATDWRQMGHTLSLQSVDIPLADPHFWTMQGSVRVAQMCHEFGLTWGSHSNNHFDVSLAMFTHVAAAAPGTITAIDTHWIWQEGNQRLTKQPFEIKGGMVQVPSTPGLGVELDMDQVMKANELYQKHGLGARDDAMAMQYLIPDWTFDNKRPCMVR
- the gudP gene encoding galactarate/glucarate/glycerate transporter GudP, encoding MSTLSHAASSAEKRTNARYWIVVMLFIVTSFNYGDRATLSIAGSEMAKDIGLDPVGMGYVFSAFSWAYVIGQIPGGWLLDRFGSKRVYFWSIFIWSMFTLLQGFVDIFSGFGIIVALFTLRFLVGLAEAPSFPGNSRIVAAWFPAQERGTAVAIFNSAQYFATVIFAPIMGWLTHEVGWSHVFFFMGGLGIVISFVWLKVIHEPNQHPGVNKKELQYIAEGGALINMDQKSAKAKVPFSQKWAQIKQLVGSRMMIGIYLGQYCINALTYFFITWFPVYLVQARGMSILKAGFVASVPAICGFVGGVLGGVISDWLMRRTGSLNIARKTPIVLGMLLSMTMVFCNYVNAEWMIIGFMAMAFFGKGIGALGWAVMADTAPKEISGLSGGLFNMFGNISGIVTPIAIGYIVGTTGSFNGALIYVGVHALVAVLSYLVLVGDIKRVELKPVAERG
- a CDS encoding glucarate dehydratase family protein, with amino-acid sequence MTTQSSPTVTEMKVIPVAGQDSMLLNIGGAHNAWFTRNIVVLKDSAGNTGVGEAPGGEVIYQTLVDAIPQVVGQELARLNKVVQRVHKGNQSADFDTFGKGAWTFELRVNAVAALEAALLDLLGKALNVPVCELLGPGKQHDAVTVLGYLFYVGDRNKTDLPYLARSTGDHDWYRLRHQEALSSDAVVRLAEAAQDRYGFKDFKLKGGVLPGEQEIETARALKKRFADARITVDPNGAWLLDEAISLCKGLGDVLTYAEDPCGAEQGFSGREVMAEFRRATGLPVATNMIATNWREMGHAVMLNAVDIPLADPHFWTLSGAVRVAQLCDDWGLTWGCHSNNHFDISLAMFTHVGAAAPGNPTAIDTHWIWQEGEARLTKNPLEIINGKIAVPDAPGLGVEIDWDQIHKAHEAYKKLPGGARNDAGPMQYLIPGWTFDRKRPVFGRH
- a CDS encoding glycerate kinase, yielding MKIVIAPDSYKESLSALEVATAIERGFREIFPEAVYVKLPVADGGEGTVEAMIAATQGRIVHVPVTGPLGERVEGFYGLSGDEQSAFIEMAAASGLELVVPSQRNPLKTTSWGTGELIRHALDAGVKHIIIGIGGSATNDGGAGMVQALGAKLLDDSEQPLGQGGGELGKLARIDLSGLDRRLAECRIEVACDVTNPLTGKDGASAVFGPQKGATPEMIVTLDNALAQYARVIARDLDIDVLNLAGGGAAGGMGAALYAFCGAQLRQGIEIVTDALHLADQVADADLVITGEGRIDSQTIHGKVPVGVARVAKRFNKPVIGIAGSLTADVGVVHDHGIDAVFSVIYTICSLEDALENASENVRMAARNIAAVLKVGQAF